The region attcagaatttaaaataatttaaattttaaaacgaaatatgaaaatgaaaaacatatttaaaaaaaaagcatttaaaagtcatacaataatatttaaattcataatacaaatagaaatataaaaaaaactacatattctcgaagtagtcggtggggttgctcggctgttgacggatTGGATCAGACTCTTGGGGATCTTgtactggcaacccaagagcggctcgtctctcactcaacattctctgcataatcgggcttcccacggccatcacgtctagcaaatcctcaagagagtctaaacgaacctgctggctatccattcgagctttcatctgagcagtctcttcatcccgtctcgaagtgtatgacgaagttgtcCTTGCAACTTTGTTAACAGAGcttataccgactatccgtcttttctttttaggagccacctataaaatcaaaacatatattaatatagttaattatgttaaaatattaaaaataatgtaaacaaaaattttaagttgtacttcttcgaagattctgtcggccTCTTCGGTGGATaatgtgacgggtaatccatcgggagactcatgggttagttgcgtctcccgttcttcaatccaaGCAGCCACTgcttggaagagtttctcagatgcaggatccacaaaaactccatcggatgtggcgtgagtcatcttgaataggtcaaacagagatggtaagactcccgtcttctggaactacaaaaaaaattaaattaaatattaaaaattatattaattgaatattttaaaatatatatttaaaacaaaacttacagcttctagacggactccttcgtgaggtttttgtccggttctgtaaagcatgggcaaatgaccatctttatccttcgtccttcgagaagccgagcacgaattggccttttgaTCGAAGatgggtgctcccaataggcgatgaggccatcccacacatccttcgtgagctcagtgggctttccctcatacccgtagatctctcacttgtccttccaatcggagactgtgttgcagaggtggatctttgcctttgcaatgaattccgccttcacccttttggtgattcccaaagaccaatgccacttttgctgaaacacaaaaattttgaaaaaattacaattaattaaaaatattaaatatatatatatatatttaaaagtgaaaatttaattaaatttaaaaatcttaccgcaaaacatttaaaccacgtgatcttaacgtgatttggtgtcttgctccagttcggatatgccccgtcgtagtaacccttattCGTCGCtaaaacgctccggctaacacgattgttagccccaaacctgaaaaaaacaatttaaccgttagaaaataaaaataatttaaattttaatgtaataaaaattaataacttaccaataagttcctcggggtctatcggggtctagaacatccaaaccctctcgtccaggctgggcaagcaaatcctccaccgtatatctcgcgaatggagcatatgaaggcacacgcaaatccggatgaactgcaccttctgggacaggctgaggtgcagccgctgaggaggaggtggaggcatctgcgatggaagaggaggactcgaaaaaattctctgagaagtctgagagtctggaactgcatcggaaggcAATGGACCGGAaaaagatgtaccggaaccatcgccaaacaactgggcataagtaggtgctgctggtttccttctaggagccatctaaaaaaaaaaaaaatttaatcaattacgacgacataattaaaaaaattattccgttacctaactaatcacctaaactatagtatccgtcatctaactaatcacttaaactaattacctaactaatcacctaaactaattacctaactaattaatcacctaaactaactttaaaaaaaaatagaagaggaaagggtaccacatcctttggtacggtacgctattcctcccacggccttgcggtttgaatcgtggttttttgcagaatcgacactcttctaacttgtcatcttctttccagtagatcatgtagttgtcgatgcaaacatcaatcatctccgaaggtaaCCCaggactataaaccaatttctgaatctcataataagattcagcagacacgttgtcttctggcaaatactctttaaagaactccgcccatgcatccatgcaattctcaggtaaattatgatccgttttaatattcatcattctagctactagagacaatttagagagaccttctctacaactagtgtagattggttgatttgcagcatctagtattttataaaacctttttgcatccaaattaggttcttctacatttccagtttcatcagctattgttgtagttgtttctaaaaatgcatcactaatcatatcttgaaccctatcatgatctaccatctgctcctgatcttgatgataattatattcattatgcaaatgattcggttcttcactatgatgagcatcctcaaaattattattactactactagcttcattttcCCCATAActctctccatgttgataccaaatgtagtactgtggtgtaaatcttctgtttactaaatgcttccatacagtttcactacgtgcatattttgaattcttgcatttccgacaggggcagaacatcttaccgctttcctgcgtgatcggtgtgcagcccgcctggtgcatgaatgtctctacccgactcagaaatgcgttcgtcaccctcccgtcggaatctttgtgcaaatacatccaactccgtaactcgtaaatactaccgccaccggccatttttttcttagatttttttttgaaatcttttttttctgattttatttttccgtttgtgtgttgtgaggaagagagttgtgggaaatgacatatatatagagaaatttttgagttgggtagttgaaatataacaacgattttacaaggaatcttttacatggattttacatggttttaacatgatatttaaaatgactttacgacgaaattaggtaaattaaagcacattgaatacacgttttcacctaaatataacggtaacatgtttcgttgtaatgtcgatatAACggttacgacgtatttctcattccacgtactttcgtctTAAACGTACATtgattttacgacaaaatttGGTCTCCTCGTAACtgcgttgtaaacaccatgtaaatttacgaggaaagattttcgtcgtaaatggtcgTTGTTATGGAAAcgtttttttgtagtgttatATACagaaaaacaattatatatatacatattataaaCTTGTTCTACCCAAATCACTCTTaacagaaaacaaaattaaataccATTTTCAACCGAAATCGTAGTAGACTTTCTTATCAATTTGATTAGAACTTTCTGAAACCAACAAAGTCTAAACACTGGAGAGGCAAAGGCAAGCCGACCTCACGTGGCCATATATTTCCTTCACACCTAACGTTGGAATTTAGTGTTTGGTATTTTGGAATGATCTGTTACGTCCCCACATATGGTACGTTTGATTGAACCCACACACACAGCCGAACATTAGTTCAGAGTATACGCACACTGGCATACCAATATACacagaattatatatatttatgtatgaaattaccacacacacacacacacacatatgaAGAAATACGAATGTTGTGAAGTTTCCCACACGTTGTACCATACATGCATTGGACAATTCCATGGGAAGACTCGAACATTTTCAGGAAAAAAAGATACTGGAATTGGTATAGTGGCCTTCAACGTATCCTTGGGATGtattaatatcaaatatttaacTCTTTATGCCCTGGGCTACACACGTGCCTACGTACCGATAGATCTTGAGATGGTATctacaaaatttataacataataattttgatTAACATAACATTCAAAGGATAGAattgtaaacaataaaaatattgatttaaaattaactTTCGATACTGTGATCCAAAAATAGAATAAGACTGATAATATGTAAATAACAACATATTTACTTTTGAATCGATCTTTTAGAAAACTTTAATATGAGATCTAGTCTCAATCCTTAGCTTACACGTAAAGGGTCACTTGAGTTTTGAGTAACACGAAACTGCAGAGATCGAAGAAATTGTGGGTGTTGGGTTACTTTATCCACTACTACTATTCTTTGGGACCACTCTCTCCATTCCTAGCGCCACAActatttttctgtatatattaATTGCATATAGGCATTTTGACCCATTTCCCTGATCCCTatactttttgtttctttctattAACATGATGCGTTTCGTCGTTGCTCAACCCTAATCATAGTGGTGAAGACACTACCGACGAGAATGTTTTCTAAAGTATAGCTTTAAAGAAAGAATGTTTTACACCGATCATAAATGTATAACTAGAATTTGACCAGCGCGTCCGCGCggatgtattttaaaaaaatatgtttctatttgtttttcaaatcaTATAAGGGCTAGATAAAATACCCGAATCTAAAGAACCAAACCGATctcgatccgaaaaagtagtaccaaacccaaaccgaaattgattaaatatctgaattattcaaaattttgtatttggaGAACCAAATCCGATCTGAAGCGAAGTATTCCGAGTACCCGGatgtatccgaaatagatttatagatttatatatattaactatttttatatttaatatatataaaaacatctagaatatatatatgatacttttaagctggtttaaatacttgaaaatatatacaaataaccaatagtaaatatataaaatattaaaagtatacttaaaacaccaaaatatttaaaataattattgattctctatccaaatatttgaactaagataatttatatgttaagtttaggtattctgacatacgttattcaaatttatatttaatatattattttgtttatagtttttgagaaatttaaagtatataaatatataatgaattttaaaattttaaaagtaatttaaatgggttatccgaactcGAACGAAACCCGCAAAAATCCGAAGTGAACCCGaactgaaatttagaaatattagaataaggctaaaatctttgaccccggaaacccgaaacccaaacagacctgaaccgaacccgattagGTAGCAGATAGATAGTTTCTCATAATATAATAGACttccaaattttcttaaaaatataagtccactacttttttttctcttaatataatattatccatgtttccaaacaaacatatttttaaaactacaatctatgtttccaaacaaacctcCTTTTTAAAACTGCAATCCATATTttcaaacaaactttttttaaactacaatctatgtttccaaacaaatttttttaaaaaattgctatacatgtttccaaataaatctaatttgtacttgagttttaataagatagatatagctctttatccaaaaaaaaagaaaaataaatgaataatatatgatatattgttTCACATGCATAACAAAAGTGAAATTTTTGACTATTTCTGTTTCGTTTTCCATAATTTTCTTTCGGCATATATCCGAACCAGCCATTTGAAATACCAcgtttaaaaataattctcCTAAATTCTTACTTGCCATCTTTTGTTTTTGGTCAACCCAGAAGCGTGCTTAATGTGTTACCAAAAAGGTTTTTGCCTTGGGCCTCCAAAATATATAGACATTTTATGGCTCTTATTAAAAGTTTGGGTTAGGTTAGTGGTTTTACTAAACACACTGTATTATCATCTGAAGTTGGAAGCCCAAAAGTtgcatttattttcttttatcagaaaagattatttttgttttattgtatagctaattataaattatagacTTGCGAGCTTCTCTTAAGTAATCTTTGCTAACTTAAATCATAGTAGTGCTGATTGTTTTATAGTTGTGctaattttctttaattatatgatatatttttatcaaaaaatttttTCGTTAAAAgactgtatttttatatttgtctcAAGCCTCTGTAAATCTTCGCACGACACTggatcatatatatttttatcaaacttttttttcatatatatttgcaCTGAGCATGATTAACACAGGGTTTTTAGATGGTGTTCTAAGCAGAATATAAGAAactgtctcttaatttttaactaaaatccACGCTAAAATTCTATCTTTAACCATCCTCTTATATGCCCATTGCCCACGAGAAAAATTATTCGCTTCTAATTAAAAAGTTGAAGGGTAATTTTGTAATACTAGAAAACTAATGATCGCATCTGCATAGAGGTaactttattatataaagaCCTCAAAGTCATTCCGTTTTAACGGAAAAGCTCTCCACGccagagaaaaaaaagagaccCAGGAATCTTAGCAACAATGGCGATGGCTTTCAAGATGGTAGaagaatatatttgttttttcttgcaTCTCCTCGTAAGATTTTTCATCTGAATTTGAAACTAAATATCATCTGATTTTGCAGGCGACGACGGGGATGCGAGTGACGGAAGAGTGCACGAGCTCATTCTTGGAGATGAAATGGAAGAAAGTGCACAGATACATCGTGTTCAAGATCGATGAGAATTCCCGTAAAGTCACCGTCGACAAAGTCGGCGGCGCCGGAGAAAACTATCAAGATCTCACCGCTTCCTTACCCGTGGACGACTGTCGCTATGCCGTATTTGATTTCGACTTTGTCACGGTCGATAACTGCCGCAAGAGCAAGATCTTCTTTATCTACTGGTTAGTCGTCTTACCTCCCAGAACTACAATATTTACCTTTATACCCCTCCAGTTATAATCACTATTTAGTCCTACAGGTCGGTTTGAACGGTTGATTCAGCTCGGGTAAATACGGTTTGCACAAAGTTTTGCTCAACTGAATTAGTTTGGTTGGCTAGTTGGCCAGTTcgaatttttaattagattttggtttaatttggtTAAAAATTCagattattttgttatttccgCTAGTtcgattcaaaattttaatacagTATGATTGTAGTCTGGTTTAGTATAAACCGGTATaatttcattattattatttttaaattgaacTTTTTGACCACAAAACCTAATCAGAACTTATAAAAATCTATCGAATTGAGCCGAACTCTTAACCAAACTCTAACAGTAAACCTCAAGAATCGGCTGATTGAGTTCGGCAGGATTTGGTTAGGCCCAGTCACTGGCAATGGAAAAATAGATATTTcgtaatatatattaacatgcACCGGCAGAAAACATTCATGTGCTGCAAGGGTGAAATTGTAATTACACTTGTTAACCGTATTAGGTCGCCGGAGGCATCAAGAATAAGGGCAAAGATCTTATACGCAACGTCGAAGGCTGGGCTAAGGAGGGTTTTGGAAGGGATTCACTATGAGCTTCAAGCTACCGATCCGACTGAGATGGGATTCGATATTATCCAAGACCGTGCCAAATAAGTTAATCAAAAGagtataatataatatgatctGACTGACCCACTTTGTCGATAATTATCATTGATCAGGTATCAATTAATGTTAATTATTGGTGGTTAGTGCTTACTTTCAGTCTCACCAACAGCACCCTTTAATTATGTATGTACTGATGTTGCTTTTTTATGTTTCATTGTTATCTCCTTTTGTCGGTTAAGCACACATGAAAAGGAGTGAATCTCTTCCAAATCTTAATAGAAACgatatatcataatataattacgtttgctgaccaaaaaaaaattacgtttacATCAGTGAGATGAGGAGTCTTTTTCATAGatctacaataaaaaaatttcaatagcTGGTTCAAGACCAAATCATGGCCATATTAGTCTAATATTATTAGATGATCCATAGATTAGTctccttttaaaaaaagacaaaatacGTACGTGACTTTTTTTATAATGTGAAGGGAATAATTATTGGGATGTTGAAAGCAGAAATAGACAACCGTACAGTTGGCAAAGCTGATAATTATAGAACAGTGATTTATGAAGAGATTAGATTGTCTACCTTTAATGGCGTTGACATTAGTCaacttctttcttttgtttttcttttttgtttggcATCTAAGGTATAATCCCTTTGATGACGTTCGTGGTACTCAAACAAAATGtgagttttctttttaatgacGTTTCAAAAATTTAGACGTTGGGCTAATTAATCAAATATCAAGATAGAAATTATTCCCAATGGTGTACTCAGAGATTCTCGGTAGAAATTAATCAGACATCAACTTGAAGTCGGTACATTTACAAACAATTTAAGGCCAATCTGTTGGGGATGAGTTAACTCAGATGGTCAAAGTTGTTAAGGAAATTGTGA is a window of Brassica napus cultivar Da-Ae chromosome C3 unlocalized genomic scaffold, Da-Ae chrC03_Random_16, whole genome shotgun sequence DNA encoding:
- the LOC106386658 gene encoding actin-depolymerizing factor 5, whose amino-acid sequence is MAMAFKMATTGMRVTEECTSSFLEMKWKKVHRYIVFKIDENSRKVTVDKVGGAGENYQDLTASLPVDDCRYAVFDFDFVTVDNCRKSKIFFIYWSPEASRIRAKILYATSKAGLRRVLEGIHYELQATDPTEMGFDIIQDRAK